A window of the Armatimonadota bacterium genome harbors these coding sequences:
- the fabD gene encoding ACP S-malonyltransferase, translating to MGVVRAPVGMTNAAIAYVFPGQGAQYVGMGVKIAQAHPGAADLFERASRVLGQDLLDLCRFGPEALLQQTANTQPAILVTSLACLAAAEGRIPPPRVAAGLSLGEYSALVCAGALEFEDAVRVVRQRGLFMQEATAGRDVAMAAILGLDAQRVEALCREVEEAGVCEPANYNAPGQTVIGGDRAAVERAIALAKQAGARRAVLLAVSAPFHTRLMRPAAERLAALLETVPIVDARIPVVANITAAPVQRAGEIRAALIEQVARPVRWVQSVERMVADGVGAFVELGPGTVLSGLIKRTAAGLRTLHVEDPASLAETAAAFLAKSEGTAATGA from the coding sequence GTGGGCGTCGTGCGCGCTCCGGTGGGGATGACAAACGCCGCCATCGCCTACGTCTTTCCCGGGCAGGGTGCCCAGTACGTGGGCATGGGCGTAAAGATCGCCCAGGCGCACCCCGGTGCGGCGGATCTGTTCGAACGAGCATCGCGTGTGCTCGGTCAGGACCTTCTCGATCTGTGTCGCTTTGGCCCCGAGGCGCTGCTCCAGCAGACAGCCAACACTCAGCCGGCGATTTTGGTTACCAGCCTGGCGTGCCTTGCGGCTGCAGAAGGGCGGATACCCCCTCCCCGGGTTGCCGCCGGGCTGAGCCTGGGGGAATACTCGGCGTTGGTCTGCGCCGGCGCCTTGGAGTTTGAGGACGCGGTCCGGGTGGTTCGCCAGCGGGGGCTGTTCATGCAGGAGGCAACGGCCGGCCGTGATGTCGCGATGGCCGCAATCCTGGGCCTGGACGCGCAGCGCGTGGAGGCACTCTGCCGCGAAGTCGAAGAGGCGGGCGTGTGCGAGCCCGCCAACTACAACGCGCCCGGCCAGACGGTGATCGGAGGCGACCGGGCAGCGGTGGAGCGTGCCATCGCGCTGGCCAAGCAAGCCGGCGCCCGCCGCGCCGTGCTGCTGGCCGTCTCTGCACCCTTCCACACGCGGTTGATGCGCCCGGCCGCCGAGCGGCTGGCCGCGCTGCTCGAGACAGTTCCCATCGTCGATGCCCGCATTCCCGTCGTCGCCAACATCACCGCCGCCCCCGTGCAGCGGGCCGGAGAGATTCGCGCCGCCCTGATCGAGCAGGTAGCCCGACCGGTACGCTGGGTGCAGTCGGTCGAACGCATGGTCGCCGACGGAGTCGGTGCCTTCGTCGAGCTGGGGCCCGGCACGGTGCTGTCGGGTCTCATCAAGCGGACCGCAGCAGGGCTTCGGACGCTGCACGTGGAAGACCCGGCGTCGCTCGCCGAAACGGCTGCGGCGTTCCTCGCCAAGTCGGAGGGAACCGCCGCGACGGGGGCGTGA
- the recG gene encoding ATP-dependent DNA helicase RecG, whose protein sequence is MSTRTAYDPNMPVQYLKGVGPSLAEALAARLGIRTVEDLLYHLPRRYEDRRNFDTLHAAPHGEFRTFHVKVVRVVQHRVRGRKTLTEVHVTDNTALAIAKFWGSRYYHKTLTPGTEAVLWGRVRRGRGQIEIENPEVELLGRDEDALHTGRIVPVHPASEGLSTRLIRRIVHGAVERYAADVPDPLPEEIRSAHDLMPLAEAIGAVHFPDDPASAGRARRRLAFDELLALQLALLLRRRGVVASRKPHRYRADGSLLEAFVASLPFALTGAQSRVIEEIRREMYSPHPVNRLLQGDVGSGKTVVAAAAVVLCVQGGHQAAVMAPTEILAEQHYLTFRRMLEPLGIQTVLLSGGLRGAERDGRLAQIASGEADLVVGTHALLQEDVVFDRLALVVVDEQHKFGVMQRAALREKGHDPDVLVMTATPIPRTLALTLYGDLDVSVLDELPPGRKPVGTHHRFPSQRERVYAFLRQEVAAGRQAYIVCPLVEESDKLAARAATEMHERLERDVFPDLALGLLHGRMTVQQKEAVMDAFRARRIQILVATSVIEVGIDVPNATVMVIEDADRFGLAQLHQLRGRVGRGSERSYCILISALPTEEARRRIEAMVQTNDGFRLAQVDLELRGPGEFFGTRQHGMPDLRIADPIRDVTLLEEARRVAAATLEQDAALTLPQHRMLRDVLLRRYGESRSLLAAG, encoded by the coding sequence ATGTCGACCCGCACGGCGTACGATCCGAACATGCCGGTGCAGTACCTCAAGGGCGTCGGCCCCTCGCTCGCTGAGGCGCTGGCAGCTCGCCTGGGGATCCGCACGGTCGAGGATCTCCTGTACCACCTCCCCAGACGTTACGAAGATCGCCGCAACTTCGACACGTTGCACGCCGCCCCCCACGGCGAGTTCCGCACGTTCCACGTGAAGGTCGTGCGCGTTGTGCAGCACCGCGTGCGCGGCCGCAAGACGCTCACGGAGGTCCACGTGACGGACAACACGGCACTGGCGATCGCGAAGTTCTGGGGCAGCCGCTACTACCACAAGACTCTCACCCCGGGCACCGAAGCCGTGCTGTGGGGGCGCGTGCGTCGCGGGCGCGGCCAGATCGAGATCGAGAACCCTGAAGTCGAGCTGCTGGGTCGCGACGAAGACGCCCTTCATACCGGTCGAATCGTGCCCGTGCACCCGGCCAGCGAAGGGCTGTCCACCCGGCTCATCCGGCGGATCGTCCACGGTGCCGTGGAGCGCTACGCGGCCGACGTCCCAGATCCTCTGCCCGAGGAAATCCGGTCTGCACACGACCTCATGCCGCTGGCCGAAGCGATCGGCGCGGTGCACTTCCCGGATGATCCGGCGTCGGCTGGACGCGCCCGCCGCCGGTTGGCTTTCGACGAGTTGTTGGCACTCCAGCTCGCGCTGCTCCTGCGGCGGCGAGGTGTCGTCGCCTCCCGAAAGCCGCACCGCTACCGTGCCGACGGCAGCCTGCTGGAGGCCTTCGTGGCATCCCTCCCGTTCGCGCTGACGGGAGCCCAATCTCGGGTGATCGAGGAGATCCGTCGCGAGATGTACTCGCCACACCCCGTCAACCGTCTGCTCCAGGGCGACGTGGGATCCGGCAAGACGGTCGTGGCCGCGGCCGCAGTGGTCCTGTGCGTGCAAGGAGGACACCAGGCGGCGGTCATGGCCCCCACCGAGATCCTCGCAGAGCAGCACTACCTGACCTTCCGACGCATGCTGGAACCTCTGGGCATCCAGACGGTCCTGCTGTCCGGCGGACTGCGCGGGGCCGAACGAGATGGACGCCTAGCGCAGATTGCCTCGGGAGAGGCCGATTTGGTGGTCGGCACTCACGCGTTGTTGCAGGAGGACGTCGTCTTCGACAGGCTGGCGCTGGTCGTCGTGGACGAGCAGCACAAGTTCGGAGTCATGCAGCGGGCGGCGCTGCGGGAAAAGGGGCACGATCCGGACGTCTTGGTGATGACCGCGACGCCGATCCCGCGCACCCTGGCGCTGACGTTGTACGGCGACCTGGACGTGTCGGTGTTGGACGAGCTGCCGCCGGGGCGCAAGCCCGTCGGGACCCACCACCGGTTCCCGTCGCAGCGCGAGCGCGTCTACGCGTTCTTGCGCCAGGAGGTCGCGGCCGGCCGCCAGGCATACATCGTGTGCCCGCTGGTGGAAGAGTCGGACAAGCTCGCGGCGCGGGCGGCGACGGAGATGCACGAGCGGCTAGAGCGCGACGTCTTCCCGGATCTGGCGCTGGGACTTCTGCACGGCCGCATGACAGTCCAGCAGAAGGAAGCGGTCATGGACGCCTTCCGCGCGAGGCGGATTCAGATCCTGGTGGCCACGTCGGTGATCGAGGTGGGGATCGACGTCCCCAACGCCACGGTGATGGTCATCGAGGACGCCGACCGCTTCGGCCTCGCCCAGCTGCACCAGCTGCGCGGCCGTGTCGGGCGCGGTTCGGAGCGCTCCTACTGTATCCTAATCTCGGCGTTGCCCACCGAAGAGGCTCGGAGGCGCATCGAGGCGATGGTCCAGACCAACGATGGATTCCGCCTCGCCCAGGTCGACCTGGAGCTGCGGGGGCCGGGTGAGTTCTTCGGCACGCGGCAGCATGGGATGCCGGATCTGCGGATCGCCGACCCGATCCGTGACGTCACCCTGCTCGAGGAGGCCCGGCGGGTCGCCGCAGCGACGCTCGAGCAGGACGCGGCGCTGACGCTGCCGCAGCACCGAATGCTGCGAGACGTGCTGCTGCGGCGGTACGGCGAGTCACGTTCGCTGCTGGCAGCAGGATAG
- the rpmB gene encoding 50S ribosomal protein L28: MARQCDVCGKQPTSGHSVSFSNRHTKRRFAPNLQRVRAVVGGVTRRIYACTSCLKAGKVKRAV, encoded by the coding sequence ATGGCCAGGCAGTGTGACGTCTGCGGCAAGCAGCCCACCAGCGGGCACAGCGTCTCCTTCAGCAACCGCCACACCAAGCGGCGGTTTGCCCCCAACCTGCAGCGGGTCCGTGCGGTGGTCGGCGGTGTCACCCGCCGGATCTACGCCTGCACCTCGTGCCTGAAAGCCGGAAAGGTCAAGCGCGCCGTCTGA
- the plsX gene encoding phosphate acyltransferase PlsX: protein MRIAIDAMGGDHAPAEIVAGAVRAARDLAVEVVLVGPDERIRAELAYHRFPDPRVRVVHAAQVIEMHESPTTALRRKPDNSITRALELVRSGQADAFFSAGNTGAAMAAALFTLGRIEGVDRPAIAAVLPNLTGRMVLIDVGANVDCKPRHLLQFALMASVYAERVLGIPSPRLGLLSNGEEATKGNDLVLRAGELLRATDLNYIGHVEGRDVFFGKADVLVCDGFVGNVLLKLGEGMALALFRIIREEVRRSTRAKLAAWLLRPRLRAFQRRVDYIEYGGAPLLGVRGVCVIGHGSSDARAVYNAVCVAQDSVRQRIVDTIHEEMRRLSAAASSADALTST from the coding sequence ATGCGGATCGCGATCGACGCCATGGGTGGCGACCACGCGCCAGCCGAGATCGTGGCCGGGGCGGTGAGGGCCGCGCGCGATCTGGCAGTCGAAGTCGTACTGGTGGGTCCTGACGAGCGCATACGGGCGGAGCTGGCCTACCACCGGTTCCCCGATCCTCGCGTGCGCGTCGTGCACGCCGCGCAGGTGATCGAGATGCACGAGTCTCCCACGACCGCCCTGCGCCGCAAACCCGACAACTCGATCACACGCGCTCTGGAACTGGTGCGGAGCGGTCAGGCCGATGCGTTCTTCAGCGCCGGCAACACCGGGGCGGCAATGGCCGCGGCCTTGTTCACCCTGGGGCGCATCGAGGGGGTCGATCGACCGGCGATTGCCGCGGTGCTTCCCAACCTGACGGGGCGCATGGTGCTGATCGACGTCGGGGCGAACGTGGACTGCAAGCCGAGGCACCTGCTGCAGTTCGCGCTGATGGCGAGCGTGTACGCGGAGCGTGTCCTGGGAATTCCCTCCCCCCGTCTGGGGCTGCTCAGCAACGGCGAGGAGGCAACCAAGGGCAACGACCTGGTGCTGCGGGCGGGGGAGTTGCTGCGCGCGACGGATCTGAACTACATCGGGCACGTCGAGGGCAGAGACGTGTTCTTCGGGAAGGCCGACGTACTCGTGTGCGACGGATTCGTGGGCAACGTCCTGCTCAAGCTGGGAGAGGGGATGGCGCTGGCCCTCTTCCGGATCATCCGCGAAGAGGTGCGTCGCTCGACGCGGGCCAAGCTCGCCGCCTGGCTGTTGCGCCCGCGTCTGCGGGCCTTCCAGCGACGGGTCGACTACATCGAGTATGGAGGCGCTCCACTGCTCGGGGTGCGGGGCGTGTGCGTCATCGGCCACGGGTCCTCCGACGCACGGGCGGTGTACAACGCCGTCTGTGTGGCCCAGGACAGCGTCCGGCAGCGGATCGTCGACACCATCCACGAGGAGATGCGCCGGCTGAGTGCCGCGGCCAGCTCGGCCGACGCGCTGACTTCGACCTGA
- the coaD gene encoding pantetheine-phosphate adenylyltransferase — MLTTAVYPGSFDPIHNGHLDLIQRACRLFDLIVAVAENAQKRPLFGLEERADMIRAATRHMPRVRVETFDGLTVEFAARCGATVIVKGLRGPADLEYEMRMAAVNAHLAPHLETVFLATRPEYAFLSSTLIREVAALGGSVRGLVPQAVERSLRDRLRNGG; from the coding sequence GTGTTGACGACCGCGGTCTACCCCGGTTCCTTCGACCCCATCCACAACGGCCATCTGGACCTCATCCAGCGCGCCTGCCGGCTGTTTGATCTGATCGTCGCCGTCGCCGAAAACGCCCAGAAGCGGCCGCTGTTCGGGCTGGAGGAGCGCGCCGACATGATCCGGGCGGCCACGCGCCACATGCCGCGGGTGCGGGTGGAGACGTTCGACGGGCTGACTGTGGAATTCGCTGCGCGCTGCGGCGCGACGGTGATCGTCAAGGGGCTGCGCGGCCCGGCCGATCTCGAATACGAGATGCGGATGGCCGCGGTCAACGCCCACCTGGCACCGCATCTGGAGACCGTGTTTTTGGCGACGCGACCGGAGTACGCGTTCCTCAGCTCCACGCTGATCCGGGAGGTTGCGGCCCTGGGCGGCAGCGTTCGCGGGCTGGTCCCACAAGCGGTGGAGCGATCCTTGCGGGATCGGTTGCGCAACGGCGGCTGA
- the fabG gene encoding 3-oxoacyl-[acyl-carrier-protein] reductase produces MSLNGRVALVTGGSGAIGGAICRALARDGAAVVVHYGTNREGAERVVAEILQAGGRARSVGGDVSQEVDVERLFGEARKAFGRIDILVNNAGTLRDGLLVRMRLEDWQRVVDTNLTGTFLCTREALRDMLRVRWGRIINITSVVGIAGNTGQANYVAAKAGIIGFTRAVAREVASRNITVNAVAPGYVEAGLTKALTEEQRRALVAQIPLGRTATAEEIAPAVAFLASEAAAYITGQVLNVDGGMVMK; encoded by the coding sequence ATGAGCCTGAACGGAAGGGTCGCACTGGTTACGGGTGGGTCGGGGGCCATCGGCGGGGCCATCTGCCGTGCCCTCGCGCGCGATGGGGCCGCGGTTGTGGTGCACTATGGCACCAACCGCGAGGGGGCCGAACGCGTGGTGGCGGAGATCCTGCAGGCCGGGGGCCGCGCGCGCAGCGTGGGCGGGGACGTGTCGCAGGAGGTGGACGTCGAGCGCCTGTTCGGCGAAGCCAGGAAAGCGTTCGGCCGGATCGACATCCTCGTGAACAACGCGGGGACCCTCCGGGATGGGCTGCTCGTACGGATGCGGCTGGAGGACTGGCAGCGCGTGGTGGACACGAACCTGACCGGGACGTTCCTGTGCACGCGGGAAGCCCTGCGCGACATGCTGCGGGTCCGTTGGGGACGGATCATCAACATCACGTCGGTGGTAGGGATCGCCGGGAACACCGGCCAGGCGAACTACGTCGCCGCGAAGGCCGGGATCATCGGGTTCACGCGTGCGGTGGCGCGCGAGGTGGCGTCGCGGAACATCACCGTCAACGCCGTGGCGCCCGGGTACGTCGAGGCCGGTCTGACGAAGGCACTGACGGAGGAGCAGCGGCGGGCTCTGGTCGCGCAGATCCCTCTGGGCCGTACCGCCACCGCGGAAGAGATCGCGCCGGCGGTGGCGTTTTTGGCGAGCGAGGCCGCTGCCTACATCACAGGACAGGTATTGAACGTGGACGGTGGTATGGTAATGAAATAG
- a CDS encoding DUF177 domain-containing protein yields the protein MIFEVGGQEVMRVAFSDVFAAPGAVVHRTIRTAIPSGVPDIAFGAVVEGHVELRGVGRRVYVTGRARAEAELVCSRCLRTFTGAIDATVEEIFDPGLPQGDAVWTDGGLLVMPAPYAEVDVTELVRQHLVLAVPYAPLCRADCAGLCPVCGADRNVTGCGCRTELADARWRALESISRGTKAPSPGGPMATAPRRPG from the coding sequence ATGATCTTCGAAGTTGGCGGACAGGAAGTCATGCGAGTTGCGTTCTCGGACGTCTTTGCGGCCCCGGGCGCCGTGGTGCATCGGACGATACGGACGGCGATTCCGTCCGGCGTGCCCGACATCGCCTTCGGCGCGGTGGTAGAAGGGCACGTGGAACTGCGCGGGGTCGGCCGGCGGGTGTACGTGACGGGCCGGGCGAGGGCCGAAGCCGAACTGGTGTGTTCGCGGTGCCTGCGGACGTTTACGGGGGCCATCGACGCAACGGTCGAGGAAATCTTCGATCCGGGACTGCCTCAGGGCGATGCCGTGTGGACCGACGGCGGTTTGCTCGTCATGCCCGCGCCGTATGCCGAGGTCGACGTGACGGAGTTGGTGCGTCAGCATCTGGTGCTCGCGGTGCCCTATGCGCCGCTGTGCCGCGCCGACTGTGCGGGGCTGTGCCCGGTCTGCGGCGCCGATCGCAACGTCACCGGTTGCGGCTGCAGGACCGAGCTGGCCGATGCCCGCTGGCGAGCTCTGGAAAGCATCTCCCGTGGCACGAAGGCCCCTTCGCCCGGAGGGCCGATGGCCACGGCTCCACGGAGGCCTGGATGA
- the rsmD gene encoding 16S rRNA (guanine(966)-N(2))-methyltransferase RsmD, with amino-acid sequence MRISAGEAKGRRLRVPRGGAVRPTQDRVREAIFNALGDRVVGARVLDLFAGAGTLGIEALSRGADCVVFVERDPRAVGVLRDNLAASGFADRGEVWRSDALRAIRTLAERREAFDVVLCDPPYGAGWAERALDVLSHSGIVGSGGLVVVEAGRGESIRTPRGFRRVRERAYGETLVLFFVREDNGRG; translated from the coding sequence TTGAGGATCTCGGCGGGCGAGGCGAAGGGACGACGGCTCCGGGTGCCTAGGGGCGGGGCGGTCCGGCCCACCCAGGACCGCGTCCGGGAGGCCATCTTCAACGCGCTGGGCGACCGCGTCGTCGGCGCGCGTGTGCTCGATCTCTTCGCCGGGGCGGGCACGCTCGGCATCGAGGCCCTCAGCCGGGGCGCCGATTGCGTGGTCTTTGTCGAGCGGGATCCCAGGGCGGTCGGTGTGCTGCGAGACAACCTCGCGGCGTCGGGGTTCGCCGATCGCGGCGAGGTCTGGCGCTCGGACGCGCTGCGGGCGATCCGGACGCTGGCCGAGCGGAGAGAGGCGTTCGATGTGGTGTTGTGCGATCCCCCTTACGGCGCCGGGTGGGCGGAGCGTGCGCTCGACGTGCTCTCGCACAGCGGCATCGTCGGCTCGGGTGGGTTGGTCGTGGTGGAAGCGGGACGTGGGGAGTCGATCCGCACGCCCCGAGGCTTCCGCCGTGTGCGGGAGCGCGCATACGGCGAGACGCTCGTCCTCTTCTTTGTGCGCGAGGACAACGGTCGGGGGTGA
- a CDS encoding beta-ketoacyl-ACP synthase III has translation MYPTSRIVGLGRYVPDKVVTNSDLERLVDTTDEWITVRTGIKERRVAAEWEATSDLAIKAAHEALEAASVDPTELDLILVGTATPDTMFPATSCIVQDRLGARHAGAMDVSAACSSFVYAMAVAHAHLVSGLARKILVVGAETLSRITNWKDRSTCVLFGDSAGAAVMVPSGGSHGILSFWLGADGSGAPLISQPAGGSRLPASFDTVERGQHYISMNGREVFKFASRIIPKAIEEAASRAGVSVDEVDLFIPHQANVRIIQAAAERLRQPMEKFYVNVHKYGNTSSASVPVALYEAVEEGRVRPGDLLVLVAFGGGLTWASCALRWG, from the coding sequence GTGTACCCCACTTCGCGCATCGTCGGGCTCGGGCGTTACGTGCCCGACAAGGTCGTCACGAATTCCGACCTCGAGCGCTTGGTCGACACCACCGACGAGTGGATCACGGTCCGCACGGGCATCAAGGAGCGCCGAGTGGCCGCCGAATGGGAGGCTACGTCCGATCTGGCGATAAAGGCGGCCCACGAGGCGCTTGAGGCCGCGTCGGTCGATCCGACCGAGCTGGATCTGATCCTAGTCGGTACGGCCACCCCGGACACGATGTTCCCTGCGACGTCATGCATCGTACAGGATCGACTCGGTGCCCGCCACGCGGGGGCGATGGACGTCTCTGCAGCCTGCAGCAGCTTCGTGTACGCGATGGCGGTCGCCCACGCCCATCTGGTGTCCGGGCTGGCACGCAAGATCCTCGTCGTGGGTGCGGAGACGCTATCCCGGATCACGAACTGGAAGGACCGCAGCACGTGCGTCCTGTTCGGGGACAGCGCGGGGGCGGCGGTGATGGTCCCCTCCGGTGGCTCGCACGGGATCTTGTCGTTCTGGCTGGGCGCGGACGGCAGCGGCGCACCCTTGATCTCGCAACCCGCTGGGGGCAGCCGCCTGCCGGCATCGTTCGACACCGTGGAGCGGGGGCAGCACTACATCTCCATGAACGGCCGAGAAGTGTTCAAGTTCGCCAGCCGCATCATCCCAAAGGCGATCGAGGAAGCGGCCTCGCGCGCCGGGGTCTCGGTGGACGAGGTGGATCTGTTCATCCCCCATCAGGCCAACGTTCGCATCATCCAGGCCGCGGCCGAACGGCTGCGGCAGCCGATGGAGAAGTTCTACGTCAACGTCCACAAGTACGGGAATACCTCGTCCGCGTCGGTTCCCGTCGCCCTGTACGAGGCGGTTGAGGAAGGCCGCGTCCGGCCGGGCGACCTGCTCGTGCTCGTCGCGTTCGGCGGCGGGCTGACGTGGGCGTCGTGCGCGCTCCGGTGGGGATGA
- the rpmF gene encoding 50S ribosomal protein L32, which produces MSRSRRHSHSRVARRRARFAAVAPTLAPCPRCKTPKQPHRVCPSCGTYDGRQVVPVGNDKQPRHRRAST; this is translated from the coding sequence ATGAGTCGTTCGCGACGCCACTCCCACAGCCGCGTGGCGCGGCGCCGGGCGCGGTTCGCCGCGGTGGCACCGACGCTGGCACCATGCCCGAGGTGCAAGACCCCGAAGCAACCCCACCGGGTCTGTCCGTCGTGCGGCACGTACGACGGCCGTCAGGTCGTCCCGGTGGGTAACGACAAGCAGCCCAGGCACCGCCGCGCTTCGACCTGA